A region from the Eriocheir sinensis breed Jianghai 21 unplaced genomic scaffold, ASM2467909v1 Scaffold507, whole genome shotgun sequence genome encodes:
- the LOC126992837 gene encoding protein Wnt-2-like, translating into MVAISEGARAGLRECQRQFQHHRWNCSLASTSSSAFGHIVLVGSREAAYTYSVTSAGVTHSVTTACSRGNISTFGCDDRRRGRYSSSGWKWGGCSADIRFGVRFAKKFLDAREVEGDGRALMNLHNNRAGRRAVRSGMRTECKCHGVSGSCTVKTCWKTLPPFTFIGKHLFHKYRKAKAGEDPRLTCVWRGSGEELDGPASFISCTWKGVPTTAR; encoded by the exons ATGGTGGCCATCAGTGAAGGTGCGAGGGCGGGCCTGCGAGAGTGCCAGCGGCAGTTCCAGCATCATCGGTGGAACTGTTCCCTGGCGTCTACCAGCAGCAGCGCGTTCGGCCACATCGTTCTTGTGG GGAGCCGCGAGGCCGCCTACACGTACTCGGTGACCAGCGCGGGAGTCACCCACAGCGTCACGACCGCCTGCTCCCGTGGCAACATCTCCACCTTTGGCTGTGACGACCGCAGGCGAGGGCGGTACAGTTCTTCCGGGTGGAAATGGGGCGGCTGCAGCGCCGACATTAG GTTCGGGGTCAGGTTCGCGAAGAAGTTCCTGGACGCCCGCGAGGTGGAGGGGGACGGCCGCGCCCTCATGAACCTGCACAACAACCGGGCGGGACGCAGG GCGGTGCGGAGCGGGATGAGGACGGAGTGCAAGTGCCACGGCGTGTCGGGCTCCTGCACCGTCAAGACCTGCTGGAAGACCCTCCCGCCCTTCACCTTCATCGGGAAGCACCTCTTCCACAAGTACAGGAAGGCCAA GGCCGGAGAAGATCCACGCCTCACCTGCGTCTGGAGAGGGTCAGGAGAAGAGCTCGACGGCCCCGCAAGTTTCATCTCGTGCACTTGGAAAGGAGTCCCAACTACTGCCAGATGA